The Desmonostoc muscorum LEGE 12446 genome includes a region encoding these proteins:
- a CDS encoding Mrp/NBP35 family ATP-binding protein, which yields MVHNSISSHQQVETSPPDPQIIARQQEVIQLLKQIIEPTLKNNIVTLGMVRNLRVVDDYVYLRLYIGSHQQQLQAEIKTVLSLLSWCKKTYIQLCTIPAVKTTLAISSGKGGVGKSTTAVNLAVALRLAGAKVGLLDADVYGPNVPQMLGLGKSEVQVIDTPNGQRFLPLSAYGIKVMSVGLLAEPDHPLAWRGPVLHKIITQFIHEVEWGELDYLLIDLPPGTGDAQITIVQESPICGVILVTTPQQVAVSDVRRSIHMFRQVGVPVLGIIENMSYFISSSGEKTSIFGTGGGQKLADELKAPLLGEVPIDPRISNGGDTGEPLTLADSKSKTSRVFVQIAAALDATFFSVLNAQMAIY from the coding sequence ATGGTACACAATTCCATATCATCACATCAACAAGTAGAAACTTCTCCTCCCGATCCCCAGATCATCGCCCGTCAGCAAGAAGTCATTCAACTTCTCAAGCAAATCATCGAACCTACCCTGAAAAACAACATCGTTACTTTAGGAATGGTGCGAAATCTGCGTGTTGTTGATGACTACGTTTACCTGCGGCTTTATATCGGTTCTCACCAGCAACAATTACAAGCAGAAATTAAAACAGTATTATCACTTTTATCTTGGTGCAAAAAAACTTACATTCAACTCTGCACCATTCCAGCGGTAAAAACCACCTTAGCAATTTCCAGTGGAAAAGGGGGGGTTGGTAAATCTACAACCGCAGTTAATCTAGCTGTTGCTTTGAGATTGGCTGGTGCTAAAGTTGGTCTATTGGATGCTGATGTCTATGGCCCCAATGTTCCGCAAATGCTGGGACTGGGTAAATCTGAAGTGCAAGTGATTGATACTCCCAACGGTCAGAGATTTTTACCTTTGTCGGCTTATGGTATTAAAGTAATGTCTGTGGGACTGTTAGCAGAACCGGATCATCCTTTAGCATGGCGCGGGCCAGTCCTACACAAAATCATCACCCAGTTTATCCACGAAGTCGAATGGGGAGAACTAGATTATTTATTAATAGATCTTCCTCCCGGTACTGGTGATGCCCAAATCACCATTGTTCAAGAAAGCCCAATTTGTGGAGTGATATTAGTAACAACTCCCCAACAAGTTGCAGTTTCCGATGTGCGCCGCAGTATTCATATGTTTCGCCAAGTGGGGGTTCCCGTTCTCGGCATTATCGAAAATATGAGCTATTTCATCAGTAGTAGCGGCGAAAAAACATCGATTTTCGGCACTGGTGGCGGTCAAAAATTGGCAGATGAACTCAAAGCACCCCTTTTGGGAGAAGTTCCCATCGATCCCCGCATTTCTAATGGAGGTGATACAGGAGAACCGCTGACACTCGCTGACTCTAAGTCAAAAACAAGTCGGGTATTTGTCCAAATCGCCGCAGCTTTGGATGCCACTTTTTTCTCTGTGTTGAATGCCCAGATGGCAATATATTAA
- a CDS encoding HEAT repeat domain-containing protein, translating to MTVDTDSELNQWLEMLRSPEVSDRLVAVKSLQHLGEDAAVEALILALQDENPAVQKIAVSALWEIANPAAVPALLKSLTSPDAEIRSEALSALGELVTPDHLLLLLDALHQEDINLNLNVLILLRKIHDVQSLPAVLSFFESENSQLREAAVTTVRYLNQVQICPPVLSLINDPDNNVRRAATLTLGHLVDKQAVELLTQALTSDDDWQVRRNAAKSLAIHANPEAIPALKIALKDEYWQVRKFAIQVLQKTPDKNLLPELIEALTDEYSDVRKEAGIALGNLGDSDALNALKQALDDPDRDVSIYAQRAIDKIIRNS from the coding sequence ATGACTGTGGATACAGATTCGGAATTAAATCAATGGTTGGAAATGTTGCGATCGCCAGAAGTCAGCGATCGCTTGGTTGCGGTAAAATCTCTACAACACTTGGGAGAAGATGCAGCAGTTGAGGCGTTAATTCTCGCCCTCCAAGACGAAAACCCAGCAGTACAAAAAATTGCGGTATCTGCACTCTGGGAAATTGCCAATCCCGCTGCTGTTCCGGCTTTACTAAAATCTCTCACTTCCCCCGATGCCGAAATTCGCAGTGAGGCATTATCAGCTTTAGGTGAATTAGTTACCCCAGATCATCTGCTGCTGTTACTAGATGCGTTACACCAAGAAGATATCAATCTCAATCTTAACGTGCTAATTTTATTACGCAAGATTCATGATGTCCAATCTCTACCTGCGGTGTTGTCCTTTTTTGAGTCAGAAAACAGCCAACTGCGGGAAGCTGCTGTAACAACTGTTCGTTATTTAAATCAGGTGCAAATATGTCCACCAGTTTTGTCTCTAATAAACGATCCAGATAACAATGTGCGTCGTGCAGCCACTTTAACTTTAGGTCATTTAGTAGATAAACAAGCTGTAGAATTACTCACTCAAGCACTAACTTCTGATGATGATTGGCAGGTGCGAAGAAATGCGGCGAAATCTCTGGCAATTCACGCTAATCCCGAAGCAATTCCGGCTTTAAAAATTGCTCTCAAAGATGAATATTGGCAAGTGCGAAAATTTGCTATTCAAGTATTACAAAAAACCCCAGATAAAAACTTGTTACCTGAATTAATTGAAGCGTTAACAGATGAATATTCTGATGTGCGAAAAGAAGCAGGGATCGCCCTTGGTAATTTGGGTGATTCCGATGCTTTGAATGCCCTAAAACAAGCACTGGATGACCCCGATCGCGATGTGTCTATTTACGCGCAACGGGCAATTGACAAAATAATTCGTAATTCGTAA
- a CDS encoding 4Fe-4S dicluster domain-containing protein codes for MALITQRVDVPVIVDESKCLEKCVACIEVCPLDVLAKNPETGKAYMKYDECWFCLPCEKECPTNAITVQIPFLLR; via the coding sequence ATGGCTTTAATCACCCAAAGAGTAGATGTTCCCGTAATCGTCGATGAATCTAAATGTTTAGAAAAATGTGTTGCTTGTATTGAAGTTTGTCCCTTGGATGTCTTAGCAAAAAACCCAGAGACGGGGAAAGCCTATATGAAATATGACGAATGCTGGTTTTGTCTCCCTTGTGAAAAAGAATGTCCCACCAATGCAATCACTGTACAAATTCCCTTTTTGTTGCGCTGA
- a CDS encoding GNAT family N-acetyltransferase, whose translation MTNKVSTDVQVKIRQSKIQDAEQIAILSEQLNYPATKTQIEQRLLQIENNNSHIVYVATVENDYVIGWVHAHIYDLIVMPKQAMILGLVVDKDYRNHGIGRFLMQQIEQWASLLGCDGIRLNSNIKRKEAHVFYEKIGYTNIKQSMTFTKKT comes from the coding sequence ATGACTAATAAAGTTTCTACTGATGTGCAAGTTAAAATTAGGCAATCAAAAATTCAGGATGCAGAACAAATAGCTATTCTTTCTGAGCAGCTTAACTATCCTGCTACGAAAACACAAATAGAACAGCGTCTTCTGCAAATCGAAAATAATAATTCTCACATTGTCTATGTTGCAACTGTAGAAAATGATTATGTAATTGGTTGGGTACACGCACACATCTATGACTTAATAGTGATGCCAAAACAAGCGATGATTCTTGGTTTAGTTGTAGATAAAGATTATCGAAATCATGGAATTGGCAGATTTTTAATGCAGCAGATTGAACAATGGGCTAGTTTACTTGGATGTGATGGCATAAGGCTCAATTCTAATATCAAACGGAAAGAGGCTCATGTATTTTATGAAAAAATTGGCTATACAAATATCAAACAATCAATGACTTTTACTAAAAAAACATAA
- a CDS encoding fumarate reductase/succinate dehydrogenase flavoprotein subunit has product MTNVNTQWIKTDVLVIGGGTAGTMAAIKAKQANSDRQVLILEKANIRRSGAIAMGMDGVNTAVIPGHSTPEQYVREVTIANDGIVHQKAVYQTGKLGYETIQELESWGVKFQKDPQGNYDLKQVHRVGKYVLPMPEGKDLKQILTRQVKRHKVNVTNRVMATRVLIKNGRAIGAVGFDVRGGDFVVIQAKAVILSTGACGRLGLPASGYLYGTYENPTNAGDGYSMAYHAGAELSNIECFQINPLIKDYNGPACAYVAGPFGAYTANAEGHRFINCDYWSGQMMLEIWKELNSGKGPIQMKMNHLDDDTISEIESILWANERPSRERFHQGRGEDYRTHAVEMNISEIGLCSGHSASGVWVNEKAETTVPGLYAAGDMASVPHNYMIGAFVFGRLAGENAIEYIQNLEHLEPDADFLEAEKSRIYAPLNQPNGIPHTQVEYKLRRLVNDYLQPPKSANKMEIGLHNFVSYEETLTQMGARDPHELMRCMEVHFIRDCAEMAARASLYRRETRWGLYHYRLDFPDKNNEEWFCHVNLKKHDTGEMVLFKRPVEPYIIDIDLQKEFYDVAVR; this is encoded by the coding sequence ATGACAAACGTAAATACACAGTGGATAAAAACGGATGTCCTAGTCATTGGGGGCGGTACGGCGGGGACAATGGCTGCAATTAAAGCTAAACAGGCTAATAGCGATCGCCAAGTCTTAATTTTGGAAAAAGCGAATATTCGTCGCAGTGGTGCGATCGCAATGGGAATGGATGGGGTAAACACAGCCGTCATCCCCGGACATTCCACCCCAGAACAGTACGTGCGTGAAGTCACCATTGCAAATGATGGCATTGTCCACCAAAAAGCTGTCTACCAAACCGGAAAGCTGGGTTACGAAACTATTCAAGAGTTGGAAAGCTGGGGCGTTAAGTTCCAAAAAGATCCCCAAGGTAATTATGACCTCAAACAAGTGCATCGGGTGGGTAAATATGTGTTGCCCATGCCAGAAGGTAAAGACCTCAAGCAAATTCTCACCCGACAAGTCAAGCGCCATAAAGTCAACGTCACCAACCGTGTGATGGCGACGAGAGTGCTAATAAAAAATGGTAGAGCGATCGGTGCAGTTGGGTTTGACGTGCGCGGCGGCGATTTCGTCGTCATCCAAGCAAAAGCCGTCATCCTCAGCACAGGAGCCTGCGGACGCTTGGGACTACCTGCATCAGGCTATCTCTACGGTACTTACGAAAACCCTACCAATGCTGGCGATGGCTACTCAATGGCGTACCATGCAGGCGCAGAACTAAGCAATATCGAATGCTTCCAAATCAACCCCCTAATTAAAGATTACAACGGCCCCGCCTGCGCTTATGTTGCTGGGCCATTTGGAGCATATACAGCCAACGCCGAAGGACACCGCTTCATTAATTGTGATTACTGGAGTGGTCAAATGATGCTAGAAATTTGGAAAGAATTAAACTCTGGTAAAGGCCCCATTCAAATGAAAATGAACCATTTGGATGACGATACAATTTCCGAAATTGAATCTATTTTATGGGCAAATGAGCGTCCTAGTAGAGAACGTTTTCATCAGGGTAGAGGTGAAGACTACCGCACTCATGCAGTTGAAATGAACATTTCCGAAATTGGGTTATGTAGTGGACATAGTGCATCTGGTGTTTGGGTGAACGAAAAAGCAGAAACCACAGTACCAGGACTTTACGCAGCCGGAGACATGGCCAGCGTCCCCCATAATTACATGATTGGTGCATTTGTGTTTGGAAGATTGGCGGGAGAAAATGCAATTGAATATATTCAAAACTTGGAACATTTAGAACCAGATGCTGATTTTTTAGAAGCAGAAAAATCTAGAATTTATGCACCTTTAAATCAGCCAAATGGCATTCCTCACACCCAGGTAGAATATAAGTTACGCCGACTAGTAAACGATTATTTACAACCGCCCAAATCTGCTAACAAAATGGAAATTGGCTTGCATAACTTTGTCAGCTATGAAGAAACCCTAACGCAAATGGGAGCGCGAGATCCTCACGAACTAATGCGCTGCATGGAAGTGCATTTTATTCGTGATTGTGCAGAAATGGCAGCACGCGCATCTTTATATCGTCGGGAAACCCGCTGGGGTTTATATCATTATCGTTTGGATTTTCCAGATAAAAATAATGAAGAATGGTTTTGTCACGTCAATTTGAAAAAGCATGACACAGGAGAAATGGTACTTTTTAAGCGTCCAGTGGAGCCTTATATTATTGACATAGATTTACAAAAAGAGTTTTACGATGTAGCAGTCCGATAA
- a CDS encoding sulfonate ABC transporter substrate-binding protein, whose protein sequence is MSAAGTNIAFLKRLKQQRIYTFSLMFTVGIGLALAVFACSPTTSNTGTTQTTQTTSSTVVRIGYQKASTILYALKARGDLEKAFAASGASVTWSEFPAGPPMLEALNAGSIDFGYTGESPPIFAQAGGIPLVYVAYDPWSPKAEAILVPKDSPIKSVAELKGKRVAFAKGSNANYLLVRALEKAGLKYSDIQPKTLPPADARAAFESKNVEAWAIWDPYLAAAEAATGARTLTDGTGLAPNRGYYLAAKSFVDTKPDALKTVVDEVKKVSDWAKSNPSDVAKLLSPALGIDAPVLEIAEKRREYDVLPLTDEVISKQQEVADTFYKIKLIPKEIKVKEIVWQGKK, encoded by the coding sequence ATGTCTGCGGCGGGCACAAACATAGCCTTCCTCAAGAGATTGAAACAGCAAAGGATTTACACCTTTTCCCTAATGTTTACAGTCGGAATTGGTTTAGCATTGGCTGTTTTTGCTTGTTCTCCAACCACAAGCAACACTGGAACGACCCAAACAACCCAGACAACTAGCAGCACTGTAGTTCGTATTGGTTACCAGAAAGCGTCAACTATCCTTTATGCGCTCAAGGCAAGAGGAGATTTAGAGAAAGCCTTTGCAGCCTCCGGTGCTTCGGTAACTTGGTCAGAATTTCCTGCTGGGCCTCCGATGTTGGAAGCATTAAACGCAGGTAGCATTGACTTTGGCTATACTGGGGAATCACCACCAATATTTGCCCAAGCGGGGGGAATTCCTTTAGTTTATGTTGCCTACGATCCTTGGAGTCCTAAGGCTGAAGCTATCCTGGTTCCTAAAGATTCACCTATCAAAAGTGTAGCTGAACTCAAAGGCAAAAGAGTTGCTTTTGCTAAAGGTTCTAATGCTAACTATTTATTAGTCAGAGCTTTAGAAAAGGCGGGACTAAAATACAGCGATATTCAGCCAAAAACTCTGCCACCAGCCGATGCTCGCGCTGCCTTTGAAAGTAAGAACGTCGAGGCTTGGGCAATTTGGGACCCGTACTTAGCCGCAGCAGAAGCAGCAACAGGCGCACGCACTTTAACAGATGGAACGGGATTAGCTCCCAATCGTGGTTATTATCTCGCTGCTAAGTCTTTTGTTGACACCAAGCCGGATGCTTTGAAAACAGTTGTGGATGAGGTTAAGAAAGTTAGTGATTGGGCGAAAAGTAATCCCAGTGATGTTGCTAAACTCCTTTCCCCAGCATTGGGCATAGATGCTCCTGTCTTGGAGATAGCTGAAAAGCGGCGAGAGTATGATGTACTTCCGCTCACGGATGAAGTGATTAGTAAACAACAAGAGGTTGCAGATACTTTTTATAAAATCAAATTGATCCCCAAAGAAATTAAAGTTAAAGAAATAGTTTGGCAAGGGAAGAAATAA
- a CDS encoding acyl-CoA dehydrogenase family protein encodes MSQLEQALPDTFITKSLETIPNIFHQVEALAKDFATRAGVHDKDASFPFENFTALYEAGLLSLTIPRELGGQDLGLESICRVIEGIAHGDASTALVLTMHYLQHAHAARSRRWYPEVYKRVCRESIEGIALLNAARVEPELGTPARGGLPATIAERTTEGWRLTGHKQYTTGSPILSYFVVWARTTEDEPQVGNFLVKRDLPGLRIVETWDHLGMRATGSHDLILENVLIPSEYAVDIRPISAAPSFDPLISAWGSLTVSALYLGVASAARDWLIKYLWERSPSNLGEPLATLPRFQTAVGEMEALLFANRRLIYSLAQDIDKGEYEPNVGLQAQSVKYLTTTNSIRAVEIALELTGNPGLLKKNPLERHYRDVLCSRIHTPQNDVICQSLGKSALKVK; translated from the coding sequence ATGTCACAGTTAGAACAAGCGCTGCCAGACACCTTTATAACCAAAAGCTTAGAAACGATTCCGAATATTTTCCACCAGGTTGAGGCTTTGGCCAAGGACTTTGCTACTCGTGCAGGGGTACACGACAAAGACGCTTCGTTTCCTTTTGAGAATTTTACAGCTTTGTATGAGGCAGGACTGCTCAGCCTCACCATCCCCCGCGAACTAGGTGGCCAGGATTTGGGGCTAGAGAGTATCTGCCGAGTAATTGAAGGCATAGCGCATGGTGATGCTTCCACCGCCCTAGTACTGACAATGCACTATCTCCAACATGCCCATGCAGCTCGCAGTCGTCGCTGGTATCCAGAAGTATACAAGCGGGTGTGTCGTGAATCAATCGAAGGCATTGCGCTGCTGAATGCTGCCCGTGTGGAACCAGAGTTAGGCACCCCAGCCAGAGGTGGATTGCCTGCTACTATTGCCGAACGGACAACAGAGGGTTGGCGTTTAACAGGTCACAAACAGTACACCACAGGTAGTCCCATCCTCAGCTACTTTGTTGTTTGGGCACGGACAACAGAAGATGAACCACAAGTTGGGAATTTTTTAGTTAAGCGCGATCTTCCTGGTTTGCGAATTGTCGAAACCTGGGATCACTTGGGGATGAGAGCCACAGGCAGCCACGACCTGATATTAGAGAATGTATTAATTCCCTCAGAATACGCTGTTGATATCCGCCCCATCTCTGCTGCACCTTCTTTTGACCCATTGATTTCTGCTTGGGGCAGCTTGACAGTGAGTGCTTTATATCTCGGTGTTGCTAGTGCTGCGCGAGACTGGCTGATAAAATATCTTTGGGAGCGATCGCCATCTAATTTAGGAGAGCCACTAGCAACTCTACCACGCTTTCAAACCGCCGTCGGTGAGATGGAAGCACTGCTATTTGCAAACCGCAGACTAATTTATAGTTTGGCTCAAGATATCGACAAGGGCGAGTATGAACCTAACGTAGGATTACAGGCACAAAGTGTTAAATATCTGACTACAACTAACTCGATTCGTGCCGTAGAGATTGCCTTGGAATTAACTGGAAATCCTGGTCTGTTGAAAAAGAATCCTTTAGAAAGACACTACCGTGACGTTCTGTGCAGCCGTATCCACACACCGCAAAATGACGTTATTTGCCAATCTTTAGGAAAATCGGCGTTGAAAGTTAAGTGA
- a CDS encoding D-2-hydroxyacid dehydrogenase, whose translation MVKLILPDHLIAEIKPLLPSDVEFVEVDSEGNLDGDASDAEVYVNGFYLKTSTLDKVLAAAPALRWQQSPSAGVNHILTPTYLKRDIILTNAAGVHAIPISEFVLAFMLYHAKNLRKLQVLQDEDTWVRGVFLEELADATLLIIGTGNIGQAIASRAKAFGVEVWGSRRHPEPLPNFDKIVGADEWRSLLPAADYVVIATPLTPETKGLIDEDAFRSMRPSAYLINIARGAIVDETALLTALREGWIAGAGLDTVSIEPLPPESPLWSLPNAFITPHCSALSPRLRERIAALFIDNLKRYQTGQPLRNVVDKKAGY comes from the coding sequence ATGGTGAAACTAATTTTACCCGATCATTTGATTGCTGAGATTAAGCCGCTATTACCATCTGATGTAGAGTTTGTAGAGGTGGATAGTGAAGGCAACCTCGATGGTGATGCTAGTGATGCTGAAGTTTATGTCAACGGATTCTACCTCAAGACCTCTACCCTTGACAAAGTACTGGCGGCAGCACCGGCGCTGCGTTGGCAACAGTCACCGAGTGCTGGTGTGAATCATATCCTGACGCCAACTTATTTAAAAAGAGATATTATTCTTACAAATGCCGCAGGAGTTCACGCGATTCCAATTTCGGAATTCGTACTGGCATTCATGCTTTATCACGCCAAGAATCTGCGGAAATTGCAAGTTTTGCAGGATGAAGACACTTGGGTAAGAGGTGTGTTTCTCGAAGAGTTGGCAGATGCGACTTTATTAATTATTGGCACAGGAAATATTGGTCAAGCGATCGCATCTCGCGCTAAAGCTTTTGGAGTCGAAGTTTGGGGTAGTCGCCGCCATCCCGAACCTTTACCCAATTTTGATAAAATTGTCGGTGCTGATGAATGGCGATCGCTCCTCCCCGCAGCAGATTATGTAGTTATTGCTACACCATTAACTCCAGAAACGAAAGGTTTAATCGATGAAGATGCATTCCGTTCTATGCGTCCATCTGCCTACCTGATCAATATTGCTCGTGGTGCAATAGTAGATGAAACCGCATTGCTCACCGCCCTACGTGAAGGTTGGATTGCGGGTGCTGGATTAGACACTGTTTCTATAGAACCTCTGCCACCGGAAAGTCCCTTATGGTCGCTACCGAACGCGTTTATCACACCCCATTGTTCAGCCCTGTCACCACGGCTGAGAGAACGCATCGCAGCATTGTTTATTGACAATCTTAAACGCTACCAAACTGGTCAGCCATTACGGAATGTCGTGGACAAAAAAGCAGGATATTAA
- a CDS encoding D-2-hydroxyacid dehydrogenase, whose product MKLILPLDLVADIEPHLPPNTEIVRVDIDGNLDGDASDAEVYFSWFLSRSPILHKILEAAPALRWHHAPNAGVNHILTPTYLKRDILLTNGAGVHGIPIAEFVITYILAHAKHLPELYSLQAERHWKRGFAIKELTDATLLIIGAGGIGQEIAARAKPFGLKIIGSRRHPQELPNFDKVVGADEWRSLLPTADYVVIATPLTQETKEFIDESVLRSLPPHAYLINIARGGVIDESALIKALTEGWIAGAALDTVNTEPLPPESPLWSLPNIFITPHTSGHSPKSKQRSIALFIDNLKRYQAGKPLRNVVDKEAGY is encoded by the coding sequence ATGAAGCTGATTTTGCCGCTCGATCTGGTTGCTGATATTGAGCCACATCTACCACCCAATACAGAAATTGTCCGAGTAGATATTGATGGGAATTTAGATGGCGATGCTAGCGATGCTGAAGTTTATTTCAGTTGGTTTTTATCTAGAAGTCCTATACTGCATAAAATACTGGAAGCTGCACCTGCACTGCGTTGGCATCATGCCCCCAATGCAGGGGTGAATCACATTCTGACACCAACTTATTTGAAAAGAGATATTCTTCTCACAAATGGGGCGGGAGTACATGGAATTCCCATTGCCGAATTTGTGATTACTTACATACTTGCTCATGCGAAGCATCTGCCAGAATTATATAGTTTACAAGCAGAACGTCACTGGAAAAGAGGCTTCGCCATCAAAGAGTTAACAGATGCAACTTTGCTAATTATTGGTGCTGGTGGTATCGGTCAAGAAATTGCCGCCCGTGCTAAACCGTTTGGCTTGAAAATTATTGGCAGTCGCCGTCATCCCCAAGAACTACCAAATTTTGATAAAGTAGTGGGTGCTGATGAATGGCGATCGCTCCTCCCCACAGCAGACTATGTAGTAATTGCAACACCACTGACACAAGAAACGAAAGAATTTATTGATGAATCTGTATTGCGATCGCTCCCTCCCCATGCATACTTAATTAATATTGCTCGTGGCGGCGTCATCGATGAATCAGCATTAATCAAAGCACTTACAGAAGGTTGGATTGCAGGTGCAGCATTAGACACAGTTAACACCGAACCCCTACCACCAGAAAGTCCTTTATGGTCACTGCCAAACATCTTTATCACACCCCATACTTCCGGCCATTCACCAAAAAGTAAACAGCGTTCAATAGCTCTATTTATCGACAATCTTAAGCGCTACCAAGCTGGTAAACCGTTACGAAATGTAGTAGATAAGGAAGCAGGGTACTAG
- a CDS encoding GNAT family N-acetyltransferase produces MIIRKLTKYDAEDYRQIRLEALYKNPDSFGTTYHEEAIKTIEQFQDRIPVDNNFILGCSEDKELIGIVAFHQESRIKLRHKGYVSSMYVKQEYRGKGIGKLLLNQLIERAKAINEVEILLLDVVKNNFLAKQVYLSLGFQIYGIEEMAYKFNDQYFDLEFMCLKIK; encoded by the coding sequence ATGATAATTAGAAAGTTAACAAAGTATGATGCAGAAGATTATAGACAGATCAGATTAGAAGCTTTATATAAAAATCCAGATTCATTTGGCACAACGTATCATGAAGAAGCAATTAAGACGATAGAACAATTTCAGGATAGAATCCCAGTAGATAATAACTTTATTTTGGGCTGCTCTGAGGATAAAGAGTTAATTGGAATAGTCGCATTTCACCAAGAATCAAGAATAAAACTCAGGCATAAAGGATATGTTAGTAGTATGTATGTTAAACAAGAATATCGAGGAAAAGGTATAGGTAAATTATTGCTAAATCAATTAATTGAAAGAGCAAAAGCTATTAACGAGGTAGAAATATTATTACTTGATGTTGTTAAAAATAATTTCTTAGCGAAACAAGTTTATTTATCATTGGGGTTTCAAATATATGGAATAGAAGAAATGGCGTATAAATTTAATGATCAATATTTTGATCTGGAGTTTATGTGTTTAAAAATTAAATAA
- a CDS encoding ATP-binding cassette domain-containing protein gives MSSNVQGTQLSILDLTKDFGRKNVLNSLNLEVAPGEFVAIVGRSGCGKSTLLRLVSALDKPSSGGILLDGEPLRKLTRSVTVMFQDPRLLPWKRVIENVGLGLQGNWREKAKWALEKVGLEDRAEEWPHVLSGGQRQRVSLARALVSQPRLLLLDEPLGALDALTRLEMQHLIENLWLERKFTAFLVTHDVEEAVALADRVILIEAGQITLDLPVRLARPRDRSHEQFINIREAVLERVMNNENTQPSNQLLQLSS, from the coding sequence GTGAGTTCAAATGTACAAGGTACACAATTAAGTATTTTGGATCTGACGAAGGATTTTGGCAGAAAAAATGTTTTAAATTCGTTGAATTTAGAAGTTGCACCAGGTGAGTTTGTTGCCATTGTAGGACGTAGTGGTTGCGGTAAGAGTACTTTATTGCGTCTGGTGTCAGCATTGGATAAACCGAGTTCAGGCGGAATCTTACTAGATGGAGAACCACTACGTAAACTTACCCGGTCTGTAACAGTGATGTTTCAAGACCCCCGTTTACTACCGTGGAAGCGAGTGATTGAGAATGTGGGGTTAGGCTTGCAAGGAAATTGGCGTGAAAAAGCCAAGTGGGCACTAGAAAAAGTTGGACTTGAGGATAGAGCTGAGGAATGGCCTCACGTATTATCTGGTGGACAGCGCCAACGGGTTTCATTAGCAAGAGCATTAGTGAGTCAGCCACGTTTGTTATTGTTAGATGAACCTTTGGGGGCATTGGATGCTCTCACTCGCCTAGAGATGCAGCATTTGATTGAGAATTTGTGGCTAGAGCGCAAGTTTACTGCATTTTTAGTTACTCATGATGTAGAAGAAGCAGTAGCATTGGCAGACCGAGTGATTCTGATTGAAGCAGGGCAGATTACTTTAGATTTACCTGTGAGACTTGCACGCCCACGAGATAGAAGTCATGAACAGTTTATCAATATTAGAGAAGCAGTTTTAGAACGAGTAATGAACAATGAAAATACTCAGCCAAGCAACCAGTTATTACAGCTGAGTAGTTGA